A genomic region of Trifolium pratense cultivar HEN17-A07 linkage group LG3, ARS_RC_1.1, whole genome shotgun sequence contains the following coding sequences:
- the LOC123916349 gene encoding NAC domain-containing protein 104-like: MGDHNNNVNLPPGFRFYPTDEELVVHFLHRKASLLPCHPDVIPDLDLYPFDPWQLQGRALEEGNQWYYYSRRTQNRMTNNGYWMPMGMEEQVLTSSSNKRVGMKKYYVFHIGEAPDGNKTNWIMQEYRLSDSASSSTRSSSSKRKSKSEHSRWVICRVYEHDEDDDDQDGDGTELSCLDEVFLSLEDLDEVSLPN; encoded by the exons ATGGGAGATCATAACAACAATGTTAATCTTCCACCCGGTTTTCGATTTTATCCAACTGATGAAGAACTTGTCGTCCATTTCCTTCATAGAAAGGCTTCCCTTTTACCTTGTCATCCAGATGTTATTCCTGATCTTGACCTCTATCCTTTTGATCCATGGCAACTTCAAG GAAGAGCTTTGGAAGAGGGAAATCAATGGTACTATTATAGTAGAAGGACACAAAATAGAATGACTAATAATGGTTATTGGATGCCAATGGGAATGGAAGAACAAGTTTTAACAAGCTCAAGTAATAAGAGAGTTGGTATGAAGAAATATTATGTTTTCCATATTGGTGAAGCACCTGATGGTAACAAAACTAATTGGATAATGCAAGAGTATCGTCTTTCCGATTCCGCTTCTTCCTCTACTAGATCATCTTCAtccaaaagaaaatcaaaatca GAACATAGTAGGTGGGTGATATGTCGAGTTTATGAACacgatgaagatgatgatgatcagGATGGAGATGGAACAGAGTTGTCTTGTTTGGATGAAGTTTTCTTGTCATTGGAAGATCTTGATGAAGTAAGCTTGCCAAATTAG
- the LOC123913016 gene encoding dynamin-like protein ARC5 produces the protein MEEQIEENEWRLYEAYNELHALAQELHTPFDAPAVLVVGHQTDGKSALVEALMGFQFNHVGGGTKTRRPITLHMKYGPHCESPSCYLLSDEDPSLSHQMSLPQIQGYIEAENARLERDSSCQFSAKEIIIKVEYKYCPNLTIIDTPGLIAPAPGRKNRALQAQARAVESLVRAKMQHKEFIILCLEDCSDWINATTRRVVMQIDPELSRTVVVSTKLDTRIPQFARPSDVEVFLSPPATALDGCILGDSPFFTSVPSGRVGSGTHCLYSSNDDFKQAVSFREIEDVASLEEKLGRPLSKQERSRIGVSKLRLFLEEILQKRYISNVPLIIPLLEKEYRSVTRKLSDVNQELSTLDEAKLKEKGRAFHDMFLTKLSLLLKGTVVAPPDKFGETLPDERINGGAFVGADGVQFPHKLIPNAGMRLYGGAQYHRAMAEFRFVVGGIKCPPISREEIVNACGVEDIHDGTNYSRTACVIAVAKAHDTFEPFLHQLGSRLLHILKRLLPISFYLLQKDCEYLSGHQVFLRRVASAFDNFAESTEKSCREKCMEDLVSTTRYVSWSLHNKSRAGLRQFLDSFGGTEHSNVCNDPTATVLSQTNVQEKEDTKSQQDVKLSHVASGIDSSTSTQTAETKLADLLDSTLWNRRLAPSSERIVYGLVQQIFHGIREYFLVSTELKFNCFLLMPIVDKLPARLREDLESAFEDDLENVFDITNLQLSLGQQKRDVEIEMKRIKRLKDKFRLIHEQLILRQVV, from the exons ATGGAGGAACAAATTGAAGAAAACGAGTGGCGTCTCTACGAAGCTTACAATGAACTTCACGCGCTTGCTCAGGAATTACACACGCCATTCGACGCGCCGGCAGTGCTTGTTGTGGGCCATCAAACAGACGGAAAGAGCGCCTTAGTTGAAGCCCTAATGGGCTTTCAGTTCAACCACGTCGGTGGTGGCACTAAAACCCGCCGGCCTATTACCCTTCACATGAAATACGGCCCACATTGCGAGTCACCTTCTTGTTATCTTCTCTCTGATGAAGATCCTTCTCTTTCTCACCAAATGTCCCTTCCCCAAATCCAG GGTTATATTGAAGCTGAGAATGCAAGATTGGAGCGTGACTCAAGTTGTCAATTTTCAGCTaaggaaataataataaaagtggaATACAAATACTGTCCTAATCTCACCATAATCGACACACCAGGGCTAATTGCACCTGCACCAGGTCGAAAAAATAGGGCGTTGCAAGCACAGGCGCGTGCGGTGGAGTCGCTAGTGCGTGCTAAAATGCAGCACAAGGAGTTCATTATACTCTGCCTTGAAGACTGTAGTGATTGGATCAATGCTACCACGAGGCGTGTTGTGATGCAGATTGATCCTGAATTGTCAAGGACTGTGGTTGTTTCTACTAAGCTAGATACTAGGATACCTCAATTTGCACGTCCTTCTGATGTCGAAGTTTTCCTCTCGCCGCCTGCAACTGCGCTTGATGGTTGCATTCTCGGTGATTCTCCGTTCTTCACTTCTGTTCCTTCTGGAAGAGTTGGTTCTGGAACTCATTGTTTATATTCCTCCAATGATGATTTCAAACAG GCAGTAAGCTTCAGAGAGATAGAAGACGTTGCATCCTTGGAGGAGAAATTGGGAAGGCCGTTGTCAAAGCAAGAAAGAAGTAGGATAGGCGTGAGCAAACTTAGGCTCTTTCTGGAAGAAATACTACAAAAGAG GTATATAAGTAACGTACCGTTGATCATTCCACTTCTTGAGAAGGAGTATCGGAGCGTGACAAGGAAATTGAGTGACGTAAATCAAGAATTGAG CACATTGGATGAAGCCAAGTTGAAGGAGAAAGGAAGAGCTTTTCATGATATGTTCTTGACCAAG CTGTCATTGCTGCTTAAAGGGACAGTTGTCGCGCCTCCTGATAAGTTTG gtGAAACACTACCAGATGAGCGAATAAATGGAGGTGCATTTGTTGGTGCTGACGGTGTTCAGTTTCCTCACAAGCTAATACCT AATGCAGGGATGCGTCTTTATGGTGGTGCACAATATCATCGGGCAATGGCTGAATTTCGTTTTGTAGTTGGAGGAATCAAGTGCCCTCCAATAAGTCGGGAAGAAATTGTAAATGCTTGTGGAGTTGAAGACATTCATGATGGGACAAACTACTCTAG GACTGCTTGTGTAATTGCTGTTGCAAAGGCTCATGACACATTTGAACCTTTTCTTCATCAGTTGGGGTCTAGATTGTTGCATATACTTAAGAGATTGCTCCcaatttctttttatcttcTTCAG AAAGATTGCGAGTATCTAAGTGGCCATCAGGTGTTCCTCAGGCGTGTTGCCTCTGCCTTCGACAACTTTGCAGAATCTACTGAAAAATCATGCCGTGAAAA ATGTATGGAGGACTTGGTGAGCACCACACGATATGTCTCATGGTCTCTACACAATAAG AGCCGGGCTGGATTACGCCAGTTCTTAGATTCATTTGGTGGAACAGAACATTCCAATGTTTGTAATGATCCTACTGCAACTGTTCTATCTCAAACAAACGTGCAAGAGAAAGAAGACACAAAGTCCCAGCAAGATGTAAAGCTCAGTCACGTCGCCTCTGGGATTGATTCTAGCACATCCACTCAGACAGCTGAAACAAAGCTTGCCGACCTTCTAGATAGTACACTTTGGAATCGGAGACTTGCACCTTCATCCGAAAGGATTGTTTACGGTTTGGTACAACAAATATTTCATGGCATACGAGAATATTTCTTGGTTTCCACAGAATTAAAG TTCAACTGTTTCCTCTTGATGCCGATTGTGGACAAGTTGCCTGCACGTCTTCGGGAAGACCTAGAATCTGCTTTCGAAGATGACTTGGAAAATGTTTTTGACATAACCAATCTGCAGCTTTCATTGGGGCAACAAAAGAGAGATGtagaaattgaaatgaaaagg ATCAAGAGGCTCAAAGACAAATTCAGATTGATACACGAGCAGCTAATTCTACGTCAAGTGGTATGA